The Naumovozyma dairenensis CBS 421 chromosome 3, complete genome genome has a window encoding:
- the PNS1 gene encoding Pns1p (similar to Saccharomyces cerevisiae PNS1 (YOR161C); ancestral locus Anc_5.502), with protein MSQNNENENENENEKYHRPPQPPPTAYTKGSYDDQHNDGSMASSAPTATSNDPQQPGNQYHFRQDQYYNLNAKTAGAPIGSFAEAFPTENDNKPRWNDWPFTILFLLTVAGFIVIASLTLRGWSHTYSSTGSGIYNSVSATPDTNAAILLIFSCIIGLGFATLGIILVRLYPKFFIYAGMIFNIIAGLATAVMYLSLRYWSAGIVFLVFTVLTAWFYWCMRSRIPLSITILKIVVDVMKKLPQTLIVSLLGTIVGSAFAFLFSVVIVATYIKYDPQDGNNPGCQVSGGSCSHSKLIGILVLVFFCGYYISEVIKNVVHVTISGIYGSWYYMFKSDQGMPKWPASGAFKRAMTYSFGSISFGSLIVALLETLRETLNLVRQGVIGGGIQGQWGQFGFMIIDWIMGFIQWLAQYFNHYAYSFIALYGKPYLRAAKETWYMIRQKGMDALINDNLIGLALGFYSVFASYIAALFAFLYLRYTEPSYNSNGSYNAPLIAFSFVIALQICNIANETIRSGTATFFVALGNDPEVFQVSYPDKFDEIFRNYPQVLEKLSHQDV; from the coding sequence ATGTcacaaaataatgaaaatgaaaatgaaaatgaaaatgaaaaatatcatagACCTCCTCAACCTCCTCCCACCGCATATACGAAAGGATCATATGATGATCAACATAACGATGGATCAATGGCTTCATCTGCTCCGACAGCAACAAGTAACGACCCGCAACAACCAGgaaatcaatatcatttcaGACAAGACCAATATTATAACTTGAACGCCAAGACAGCGGGTGCCCCCATTGGCTCATTCGCAGAAGCATTCCCCacagaaaatgataacaaACCTCGTTGGAATGATTGGCCATTCACTATCTTATTTTTACTAACGGTAGCAGGATTCATAGTCATCGCGTCACTAACCTTAAGAGGATGGTCACATACATATTCTTCGACTGGTTCaggaatatataattccGTTTCAGCTACCCCGGATACAAATGCAGcgatattattaatattcagCTGTATCATCGGATTGGGGTTCGCTACATTGGGTATCATCCTAGTGAGATTATATCcgaaattcttcatctatGCTGGGATgatatttaatataatcGCTGGGTTAGCTACAGCAGTTATGTATCTCTCATTGAGGTACTGGTCCGCAGGGATTGTCTTTTTGGTCTTTACAGTACTTACAGCATGGTTTTATTGGTGTATGAGATCAAGAATACCATTAAGTATAACTATTCTGAAAATAGTAGTTGATGTCATGAAGAAATTACCACAAACCTTAATAGTGTCTTTATTAGGTACTATAGTTGGGAGTGCGTTTGCATTCCTGTTTTCAGTGGTTATCGTGGCTACATATATCAAGTATGATCCTCAAGATGGGAATAATCCTGGTTGTCAAGTCTCTGGTGGGTCTTGTTCTCATTCAAAATTGATTGGGATATTAGTATTGGTTTTCTTCTGTGGGTATTACATCTCTGAAGTTATAAAAAATGTCGTTCATGTCACAATATCAGGGATTTATGGTTCATGGTATTATATGTTTAAATCCGACCAAGGTATGCCTAAATGGCCTGCATCTGGTGCATTCAAGAGAGCAATGACTTATTCATTTGGTTCCATTTCTTTCGGTTCATTAATCGTTGCATTACTTGAAACTTTGAGGGAAACTTTGAATCTAGTTAGACAAGGTGTCATAGGTGGTGGAATTCAAGGTCAATGGGGTCAATTCGGGTTTATGATCATTGATTGGATTATGGGATTCATTCAATGGCTGGCTCAATATTTCAACCATTACGCTTACTCTTTCATCGCCCTATATGGGAAACCATATTTAAGAGCCGCAAAGGAAACTTGGTATATGATTAGACAAAAGGGTATGGATGCcttaattaatgataactTAATTGGGTTAGCGCTTGGATTCTACTCTGTTTTTGCAAGTTATATTGCTGCCTTATTTGcatttttatatttgagATATACTGAGCCATCTTATAATTCTAATGGATCATATAATGCTCCACTGATTGCATTCTCATTCGTGATTGCTCTTCAAATTTGCAATATTGCTAATGAAACTATCAGGTCAGGAACAGCAACTTTCTTTGTTGCATTGGGTAATGATCCTGAAGTTTTCCAAGTTTCATATCctgataaatttgatgaGATTTTTAGAAATTATCCACAAgtattagaaaaattaagtCATCAAGACgtttaa
- the PDR5 gene encoding ATP-binding cassette multidrug transporter PDR5 (similar to Saccharomyces cerevisiae PDR5 (YOR153W) and PDR15 (YDR406W); ancestral locus Anc_5.500): MSEKPDIAENSASIDDDASSSQSNLHEYHGFDYDAEQRVRDLARSLTHQSGNISTYSNQDAATESIFTPDMEGINPIFTNKEAEEYNEKLDPTSENFSSKAWVQNMANVVTSDPEFYKPYSLGCVWKNLSASGESSDVAYQSTVLNMPYKLLNSAFRKARSTKTEDRFQILKPMDGCLNPGELLVVLGRPGSGCTTLLKSISSNTHGFDVGEDSVLSYAGFTPDDIKKHYRGEVVYNAEADIHLPHLTVYETLYTVSRLKTPQNRIKGVDRDTFARHLTEVAMATYGLSHTRNTKVGDDFVRGVSGGERKRVSIAEVSICGSKFQCWDNATRGLDSATALEFIRALKTQATIASSAATVAIYQCSQDAYDLFDKVCVLDGGYQIYFGPGNEAKKYFEDMGYKCPDRQTTADFLTSVTSPAERIINPDFIKRGIAVPQTPKDMGEYWLKSQNYKDLMKEIDQKLNNDNIEESRTAVKEAHIAKQSKRARPSSPYTVSYMLQVKYLLTRNFWRIRNNAGVSLFMIIGNSAMAFILGSMFYKVMKKGDTSTFYFRGAAMFFAVLFNAFSSLLEIFTLYEARPITEKHRTYSLYHPSADALASVFSELPTKCIIAVCFNIIFYFLVDFKRNGDTFFFYLLMNVLGVLSMSHLFRCVGSLTKTLSEAMVPASMLLLALSMFTGFAIPKTKMLGWSEWIWYINPLSYLFESLMINEFHGRRFACAQFVPFGPAYANINGTNRICSTVGAVAGQDYVLGDDFVKESYGYEHKHKWRSLGIGLAYVIFFLFLYLVLCEFNGGAKQKGEILVFPQGIIRKMKKQGKIQEKKAAGDIENAGGSNVSDKQLLNDTSEDSEDSNSGVGISKSEAIFHWRNLCYDVQIKTETRRILNNVDGWVKPGTLTALMGASGAGKTTLLDCLAERVTMGVITGEVSVNGRLRDESFPRSIGYCQQQDLHLKTSTVRESLRFSAYLRQPSDVSIEEKNKYVEEIIKILEMEKYADAVVGVAGEGLNVEQRKRLTIGVELAAKPKLLVFLDEPTSGLDSQTAWSICQLMKKLADHGQAILCTIHQPSAILMQEFDRLLFMQRGGKTVYFGDLGKGCQTMIDYFERNGSHKCPPDANPAEWMLEVVGAAPGSHANQDYYEVWRNSAEYKAVHEELEWMATELPKKSPETSADEQHEFATSILYQSKLVCRRLGEQYWRSPEYLWSKFILTIFNQLFIGFTFFKADTSLQGLQNQMLAIFMFTVIFNPILQQYLPTFVQQRDLYEARERPSRTFSWLAFIISQIVVEIPWNLLAGTIAYFIYYYPIGFYRNASEAGQLHERGALFWLFSCAYYVYIGSMGLMCISFNEIAENAANTASLMFTMALSFCGVMTTPSNMPRFWIFMYRVSPLTYLIDALLSVGVANVDAHCSDYELLRFAPANGMTCGEYMAPYIQSVGTGYLKDSSATDECAFCTVSDTNSYLASVSSHYKNRWRNFGIFICFIAFNYMAGILFYYLARVPKKGNGLFSKFKK; the protein is encoded by the coding sequence ATGTCTGAGAAACCTGACATCGCTGAAAATTCTGCAtctattgatgatgatgcttCATCTTCTCAAAGTAACCTACACGAATATCATGGGTTCGATTATGATGCTGAACAACGTGTTAGAGACCTAGCCAGATCTTTAACTCATCAAAGCGGTAACATCTCCACTTACTCTAATCAAGATGCTGCTACTGAATCCATATTCACTCCTGATATGGAAGGTATTAATCCTATTTTTACAAACAAAGAAGctgaagaatataatgaaaaattagatcCTACTTCGGAAAATTTCTCCAGTAAAGCTTGGGTTCAAAATATGGCTAATGTCGTCACTTCTGATCCTGAATTTTACAAACCTTACTCATTAGGATGTGtttggaaaaatttaagTGCTTCCGGTGAATCCTCTGATGTCGCTTATCAATCTACTGTTTTAAATATGCcatataaattattaaactCAGCTTTCAGAAAGGCTCGTTCTACTAAGACTGAAGATCGTTTCCAAATCTTGAAGCCAATGGATGGTTGCTTAAATCCAGGTGAATTATTAGTCGTCTTAGGTAGACCAGGGTCTGGCTGTACTACGTTGTTGAAATCAATCTCTTCAAATACTCATGGTTTCGATGTTGGTGAAGATTCTGTTTTATCATACGCTGGGTTTACTCCTGATGATATTAAGAAACATTATCGTGGTGAAGTCGTTTATAATGCTGAAGCTGATATTCATTTACCTCATTTAACCGTTTATGAAACTTTATACACTGTGTCTAGATTAAAGACTCCACAAAATAGAATTAAAGGTGTCGACAGAGATACTTTTGCAAGACATTTGACTGAAGTCGCTATGGCTACTTACGGGTTATCACATACAAGAAATACCAAAGTTGGGGATGATTTCGTTAGAGGTGTTTCCGGTGGTGAAAGAAAGCGTGTTTCCATTGCTGAAGTTTCCATTTGTGGTTCTAAATTCCAATGTTGGGATAATGCTACTAGAGGTTTAGATTCTGCTACAGCTTTAGAATTTATTCGTGCATTGAAGACTCAAGCTACTATTGCTAGTTCTGCCGCCACTGTCGCCATTTACCAATGTTCTCAAGATGCTTATGACTTATTCGATAAGGTCTGTGTCTTGGATGGTGGTTATCAAATCTACTTTGGACCTGGTAATGAAGCCAAGAAATATTTCGAAGATATGGGTTATAAATGTCCAGACAGACAAACTACTGCTGATTTCTTAACCTCTGTCACAAGTCCTGCtgaaagaataataaatccaGACTTTATTAAAAGAGGGATCGCTGTTCCTCAAACGCCAAAGGATATGGGTGAATATTGGTTAAAATCtcaaaattataaagatctaatgaaagaaattgatcagaaattgaataacGATAACATAGAGGAAAGTCGTACTGCTGTCAAAGAAGCTCACATTGCTAAACAATCCAAAAGGGCAAGACCATCTTCTCCTTATACAGTTAGTTACATGTTGCAAGTCAAGTATTTACTGACCAGAAATTTTTGGAGAATTCGAAATAATGCTGGTGTTAGTTTATTTATGATCATAGGTAATTCTGCTATGGCATTCATTTTAGGTTCTATGTTTTACAAAGTTATGAAAAAAGGTGATACATCTACATTCTATTTCCGTGGTGCTGCCATGTTCTTTGCTGTTTTATTCAATGCATTTTCATCTCTATTGGAAATTTTCACTTTATATGAAGCTAGACCTATCACTGAAAAACACAGAACATATTCTTTATACCATCCAAGTGCTGATGCCCTTGCGTCCGTATTCTCTGAACTACCAACTAAATGTATTATCGCTGtttgtttcaatattatcttttatttcCTTGTCGATTTCAAGAGGAATGGTGAtaccttctttttttatttgttaatGAATGTTCTTGGTGTTTTATCTATGTCTCATTTGTTTAGATGTGTCGGTTCTCTTACTAAAACTCTATCAGAAGCTATGGTACCTGCATCTATGTTATTATTGGCTCTATCTATGTTTACTGGTTTTGCTATTCCAAAAACTAAAATGTTAGGTTGGTCTGAATGGATTTGGTATATTAACCCTTTGtcttatttatttgaatctCTAATGATTAATGAATTCCACGGTCGTAGGTTTGCATGTGCACAATTTGTTCCATTCGGTCCTGCTTATGCAAATATCAATGGTACTAATCGTATTTGTTCTACTGTTGGTGCCGTTGCAGGTCAAGATTATGTTTTAGGTGATGATTTCGTTAAGGAAAGTTACGGTTATGAACATAAACACAAATGGCGTTCTTTAGGTATTGGTTTGGCTTAtgttatcttcttcttatttctttatttggtTCTTTGTGAATTTAACGGTGGTGCTAAGCAAAAAGGTGAAATCTTAGTCTTCCCTCAAGGTATTATCagaaagatgaagaaacaagGGAAAatccaagaaaaaaaagctGCTGGcgatattgaaaatgctGGTGGCTCTAACGTTAGTGATaaacaattattgaatgacACTTCTGAAGATTCCGAAGATTCTAATAGTGGTGTTGGTATTTCTAAATCCGAAGCTATCTTCCATTGGAGAAACTTATGTTATGATGTTCAAATTAAGACTGAAACTAGACGTATCTTGAATAATGTCGATGGTTGGGTCAAGCCCGGTACTTTAACCGCATTAATGGGTGCCTCTGGTGCTGGTAAGACTACTTTATTAGATTGTTTAGCTGAAAGAGTTACAATGGGTGTTATTACTGGTGAAGTTTCTGTTAACGGTCGTTTACGTGATGAGTCATTCCCAAGATCTATTGGTTATTGTCAACAACAAGATTTACATTTAAAGACTTCTACTGTGAGAGAGTCTTTAAGATTTTCTGCTTATCTTCGTCAACCTTCTGATgtttcaattgaagaaaagaacaaatatgttgaagaaattattaagattttAGAAATGGAAAAGTATGCTGATGCTGTCGTTGGTGTTGCTGGTGAAGGTTTAAATGTTGAACAAAGAAAGAGATTAACTATTGGTGTTGAATTAGCTGCTAAACCAAAATTACTAGTTTTCTTAGATGAACCAACTTCTGGTTTAGATTCACAAACTGCTTGGTCTATCTGTCAgttaatgaagaaattagcTGATCATGGTCAAGCTATTTTATGTACTATCCATCAACCTTCTGCTATTTTGATGCAAGAATTCGATCGTCTATTGTTTATGCAACGTGGTGGTAAGACAGTGTATTTTGGTGACTTAGGTAAAGGTTGTCAAACTATGATTGAttactttgaaagaaatggtTCCCATAAATGTCCTCCTGATGCTAATCCTGCCGAATGGATGTTGGAAGTTGTCGGTGCTGCTCCTGGTTCTCATGCAAATCaagattattatgaagtttGGAGAAATTCTGCTGAATATAAAGCCGTTcatgaagaattagaatgGATGGCTACCGAATTGCCAAAGAAAAGCCCTGAGACATCTGCTGATGAACAACACGAATTTGCCACTAGTATTCTCTATCAATCAAAACTTGTTTGTCGTCGTTTAGGTGAACAATATTGGAGATCCCCAGAATATCTATGGTCTAAATTCATTCTAActattttcaatcaattatttattgGGTTTACTTTCTTCAAGGCTGATACATCATTACAAGGGttacaaaatcaaatgtTAGCTATTTTCATGTTTACAGTTATCTTCAATCCAATTCTACAACAGTATTTACCAACGTTTGTTCAACAAAGAGATTTATATGAAGCTAGAGAACGTCCATCAAGAACCTTTTCATGGTTGgcatttattatttctcaAATCGTTGTTGAAATTCCATGGAATTTATTAGCTGGTACTATTGCCTATTTCATTTACTATTATCCAATTGGGTTCTATCGTAATGCTTCCGAAGCAGGTCAGTTACATGAAAGAGGTGCTTTATTCTGGTTATTCTCTTGTGCTTACTACGTTTACATTGGTTCAATGGGTTTGATGTGtatttcattcaatgaGATCGCTGAAAATGCTGCTAATACTGCATCTTTAATGTTTACAATGGCTTTATCTTTCTGTGGTGTTATGACTACTCCATCAAATATGCCAAGATTCTGGATCTTTATGTACAGGGTTTCTCCACTAACTTATTTGATTGATGCTTTATTATCTGTTGGTGTTGCCAATGTTGACGCTCATTGTTCAGattatgaattattaagatttGCTCCAGCCAATGGTATGACATGTGGTGAATATATGGCTCCATATATCCAATCTGTTGGTACTGgttatttgaaagattcaTCTGCTACTGATGAATGTGCATTCTGTACTGTTTCTGATACAAATTCTTATTTGGCATCTGTTAGTTCACATTATAAGAATAGATGGAGAAATTTTggtatttttatttgtttcattgCATTCAATTATATGGCTGGTAttcttttctattatttgGCAAGAGTTCCTAAAAAGGGCAATGGACtattttctaaattcaagaaataa
- the ISN1 gene encoding IMP 5'-nucleotidase (similar to Saccharomyces cerevisiae ISN1 (YOR155C); ancestral locus Anc_5.501): MSCPKPGRHNKIEKKEENNRYRQSTTATALIRNRKRSRENMSSRYRVEYHLKSHRKDEFIDWIKGLLAAPFVLHAISNISSQDDNDDDLVTTQRVKSQYADIFKDIERLIQNKIEFDQAFQNELENTNNDEEENANNDDSDAERGDVETKKTYAIMGKSRLNLLVPSIGTFFTELPLEEAFLSDDYRKRISARRMVAPSFNDIRNILNTAQILHFIKQRKIKNGNRLKLVTFDGDVTLYEDGGSLFDTNPVIPYILKLLKCDIRVGIVTAAGYDDASTYERRLKGLINALHNSESLTVKQKSNLTIMGGESNYLFRYYENEDQSDSFGFIAIEKEEWMLPVMEDWSQKNIEMTLDFAERTLTNLKRRLNIPKEVPIIRKKRAVGIVPGRRYDERLQSNVPVKLAREQLEEIVLTLQNNLESFPPSNHIQFSCFDGGSDVWCDIGGKNLGITTLQHYYDPTNPIKPRETLHVGDQFAPMGSANDFKARLAGCTLWIASPQETVDILHRLIES; this comes from the coding sequence ATGTCATGTCCAAAACCAGGAAGACACAATAAGatagaaaagaaggaagaaaacAACAGGTACAGGCAGTCAACGACAGCAACTGCACTCATTAGGAACAGAAAACGATCAAGAGAAAATATGTCATCAAGATACAGAGTAGaatatcatttgaaatctCACAGGAAGGATGAATTCATTGACTGGATAAAGGGACTCCTTGCCGCTCCTTTCGTCTTGCATGCAATTTCCAACATCTCATCACaggatgataatgatgatgatttagtTACTACACAAAGAGTTAAATCACAATATGCAGATatctttaaagatattgaacGATTGATTCAAAATAAGATTGAATTCGATCAAGCTTTCcaaaatgaattggaaaatacaAACAACGACGAGGAGGAAAATGCAAACAATGATGACAGTGACGCTGAGAGAGGTGATGTGGAAACGAAAAAAACATACGCAATAATGGGTAAATCAAGATTGAATCTTTTAGTCCCATCAATTGGAACATTCTTCACGGAGTTACCCCTAGAAGAGGCATTCCTTTCTGATGATTATAGGAAAAGAATCTCAGCAAGAAGGATGGTTGCCCCCAGTTTCAATGACattagaaatatattgaatacAGCACAAATCTTACATTTCATtaaacaaagaaagattaaaaaTGGTAATAGATTGAAATTGGTAACTTTTGATGGTGATGTCACTTTGTATGAAGATGGTGGGTCTTTGTTCGATACAAACCCCGTTATACCTtacattttgaaattattgaaatgtGACATTAGAGTCGGGATCGTCACTGCTGCTGGTTATGATGATGCTTCCACTTATGAAAGAAGATTGAAAGGGTTAATTAATGCATTACATAATTCTGAATCATTAACTGTAAAACAAAAGAGTAACTTGACTATCATGGGTGGTGAATCAAATTATCTTTTCCGttattatgaaaatgaagatcAAAGTGATTCATTCGGTTTCATAGctattgaaaaggaagaatGGATGTTACCTGTAATGGAAGATTGGtctcaaaaaaatattgaaatgaCTTTAGATTTCGCTGAACGAACTCTAactaatttgaaaagaagattAAACATCCCGAAAGAAGTACCTATCATAAGAAAGAAACGTGCCGTGGGGATTGTACCAGGTAGAAGATATGATGAACGTTTACAATCTAATGTTCCTGTGAAATTAGCAAGGgaacaattagaagaaattgtGTTaactttacaaaataatttagaaaGTTTCCCACCTAGTaatcatattcaatttagTTGCTTCGATGGTGGTAGTGACGTTTGGTGTGATATTGGTGGGAAAAATTTAGGTATTACAACTCTTCAACATTATTATGATCCAACAAATCCAATTAAACCTCGTGAAACATTACATGTAGGTGACCAATTTGCTCCAATGGGATCGGCAAATGACTTTAAAGCTAGATTAGCAGGATGTACTTTATGGATTGCATCCCCTCAAGAAACAGTTGATATTTTACATAGATTAATTGAATCATAA
- the ATG40 gene encoding Atg40p (similar to Saccharomyces cerevisiae YOR152C; ancestral locus Anc_5.499) yields MFSYLFQFVIFICLTVIPFIITMETISSYETMKQPTIYFSDTNKETINVARQTNTSNLNTLLLKFWVLSIFFQIILPKTPIIKSIYSLIPLHLSIVSLISLTLSYELICHFKDNAMIQKQKNTYLNKLYDKFNAPSVSSWDLISSLFYTQTSSLNNDFIFGKLTEFIITVPELCKLSNPRIVSSCYNYLEYKIISKSSSLVARLFFFNNNKKRNNKMQSTRHSNIIDISKLENIPLTNSYSRSHTNKNNANILQQERDEEEEYDLLEDL; encoded by the coding sequence ATGTTTTCCTATCTATTCCAGTTCGTTATTTTTATCTGTTTAACAGTGATTCCTTTCATAATTACAATGGAAACTATTTCCTCCTATGAAACGATGAAACAACCAACTATTTATTTTAGTGATACcaacaaagaaacaatcAACGTAGCACGACAAACCAATACTTCTAACTTAAATactttgttgttgaaattTTGGGTTCTATCCattttcttccaaattattttaCCAAAGACACCGATCATCAAATccatttattcattaatcCCGTTACATTTATCTATCGTCTCCCTAATCTCTTTAACGTTATCATACGAATTAATTTGTCATTTTAAAGACAATGCCATGAtccaaaaacaaaaaaacacttatttaaataaactATATGACAAGTTCAATGCACCTTCAGTCTCAAGTTGGGACCTGATCTCTTCCTTATTCTATACACAAACCtcttctttgaataatgatttcatcTTTGGCAAGTTGACTGAATTTATAATTACTGTTCCTGAACTTTGCAAATTATCAAATCCAAGAATCGTCTCTTCGTGCTATAATTATTTGGAATATAAAATCATTAGCAAGAGCTCTTCATTGGTTGCTCgtttattcttcttcaataacaataagAAAAGGAATAACAAAATGCAATCAACAAGAcattcaaatattattgatatctcaaaattagaaaatatcCCATTGACAAATTCATATTCCCGTTCTCAtactaataaaaataatgctAACATTTTACAACAAGAACGAGATGAGGAGGAAGAGTATGATTTGTTAGAAGATTTATGA